In one Melospiza melodia melodia isolate bMelMel2 chromosome 5, bMelMel2.pri, whole genome shotgun sequence genomic region, the following are encoded:
- the LOC134418552 gene encoding uncharacterized protein LOC134418552 isoform X5, which yields MDTWRPHGGKGCTSLSSAHLQWDLPVKAFHHLCTCSWILKNSKLHPTDFQVMPAAPCAPSGLLVLCVGWGISTCLLRAAPGPGATVQAQLLLQIPQTRGAAAFRSFWLLLPCAPSPLGHPEGTPRSTAGSEQETPRPLGPETAPAPAATVTLSWQRSPAGNAPCHSPEEPSGAVWFTSSWGNKGTLCEHIYICWVNPGKGRTIRVMGKSLVLTGECQPVLP from the exons ATGGACACCTGGAGGCCACATGGAG GAAAGGGATGCACATCCCTGTCTTCAGCACACCTCCAGTGGGACCTACCTGTGAAAGCTTTCCACCACTTGTGCACTtgcagctggatcctgaaaaacTCCAAACTCCATCCCACTGATTTCCAG GTAATGCCAGCTGCTCCTTGTGCTCCTTCCGGGCTCTTGGTGCTCTGTGTGGGCTGGGGCATTTCCACgtgcctgctcagagcagcccctggcccaggagccacggtgcaggcacagctcctcctgcagatcCCACAGACACGAGGGGCTGCTGCCTTCAGGAGCTTctggctcctcctgccctgcgctCCCAGCCCGCTGGGACACCCTGAGGGAACACCAAGGAGCACGGCTGGCAGCGAGCAGGAGACACCGAGGCCTCTGGGCCCAGAAACAGCCCCGGCCCCAGCAGCCACCGTCACTTTGAGCTGGCAACGCTCACCTGCAGGAAACGCCCCCTGCCACTCTCCAGAGGAACCCTCAGGAGCTGTCTGGTTCACTTCTTCCTGGGGAAACAAAGGGACATTGTGTGAGCACATTTACATCTGCTGGGTAAATCCTGGAAAGGGCAGAACAATCAGGGTCATGGGGAAGAGTTTGGTGCTGACAGGTGAGTGCCAGCCAGTTCTGCCCTAG